The following proteins come from a genomic window of Leptospira neocaledonica:
- a CDS encoding fatty acid desaturase: MIAIAERQMIQVPTKLYTRLSQKEKSKKIMKWIRFRDKKLRNKFEFLKHQDELGLTITLGSAAGMILFAGLYIAGIIPAWACIIANGVLASILHEVEHDLIHNLYYKDNLKIQNFMFWMVWIFRGNTVSPWYRRMIHTLHHKVSGHKEDIEERLIGNGMKFGLKRFITMMDGNMSFLFQSHILRREAPKFKRSEITRSSWPYLVIYFHLWYNFLFINLFYIGNELLGKPVEIPAWLDTVRHFLNISAVVYTIPNWIRQTSIQVVSSNMHYYGDVKGLHDQTQVLNRWFLFPLHLFCFNFGSTHGIHHFVVNQPFYLRQAVAPFVHPAMKRYGIRFNDFGSIFRANRLGKEQVLAA, from the coding sequence CCGGGATAAAAAGTTACGTAACAAATTCGAATTCTTAAAACATCAGGACGAATTAGGCCTTACGATCACCCTGGGTTCTGCTGCAGGAATGATCCTATTTGCTGGACTTTATATCGCAGGGATCATTCCTGCTTGGGCATGTATTATAGCCAACGGAGTTCTTGCTTCCATTCTTCACGAAGTCGAACACGACTTAATTCATAATTTATATTATAAGGATAATCTAAAGATCCAAAACTTTATGTTTTGGATGGTATGGATCTTCCGTGGAAACACGGTCAGTCCTTGGTATAGAAGAATGATCCATACTCTTCATCATAAAGTATCCGGCCATAAAGAAGATATAGAAGAACGTCTGATCGGGAACGGAATGAAATTCGGGTTAAAACGTTTTATCACCATGATGGACGGAAATATGTCTTTCTTATTCCAATCACATATCTTACGCAGAGAAGCTCCTAAATTTAAAAGAAGTGAGATCACTCGTTCCAGTTGGCCTTATCTTGTGATCTATTTTCATCTCTGGTATAATTTCCTATTCATCAATCTTTTCTACATTGGAAATGAATTACTTGGAAAGCCTGTAGAAATTCCCGCTTGGTTGGATACGGTCCGTCACTTTTTAAATATTTCAGCAGTAGTGTATACCATTCCGAATTGGATCAGGCAAACTAGTATCCAAGTTGTTTCTTCTAATATGCATTATTACGGAGATGTTAAAGGGCTTCATGACCAAACTCAGGTTTTAAATCGTTGGTTCTTATTTCCTCTTCATCTATTTTGTTTCAATTTTGGAAGCACACATGGAATCCATCATTTCGTAGTGAACCAGCCTTTTTATCTCAGGCAAGCGGTGGCACCTTTCGTTCATCCTGCGATGAAACGTTATGGGATCAGATTTAATGATTTCGGAAGTATTTTCAGGGCGAATCGTTTGGGAAAAGAACAAGTCTTAGCGGCTTAA
- a CDS encoding DMT family transporter, whose protein sequence is MQENRLRTYLEFQVSQILISGNVLFAQVLSYSPSLITWGRTLFAASLLGFVLWFRKRPFFFPNKKENWISFFLGMLLAFHWVTFFASAQEATIAVAVLTLFTHPVWTVLLEPLFFPSKIRSLDLGLAILVLFGMWILVPSFDLENKYLLGVGLGLTSSWAMAFRNILTKKYLSGHGSTQVMFHQTAVTCLVLSPILFFEDLFHSPKDWGLVVLLGLFFTAVGHTFYIKSVFKMKVKTAGLLSTVQPVYSAILAWAILHEVPRKEEFIGGALILFAAALESFRYRKKTE, encoded by the coding sequence ATGCAGGAAAACAGACTTAGAACCTATCTTGAATTCCAAGTTTCCCAAATATTGATCAGTGGAAACGTATTATTTGCACAGGTTCTTTCTTATTCCCCTTCTCTAATTACTTGGGGAAGAACATTATTCGCAGCAAGTCTATTGGGTTTTGTTCTTTGGTTCAGAAAGAGGCCCTTCTTCTTTCCTAATAAAAAGGAAAATTGGATCTCATTTTTTTTAGGGATGCTTCTCGCATTCCACTGGGTCACTTTTTTTGCCTCCGCACAAGAAGCGACTATTGCAGTTGCAGTGCTTACACTTTTCACTCATCCAGTCTGGACTGTTCTATTAGAACCTTTGTTTTTCCCATCTAAAATCCGAAGTTTAGATTTGGGACTTGCAATCTTAGTTCTTTTCGGAATGTGGATCCTAGTCCCAAGTTTTGATCTGGAAAACAAATATCTTTTAGGCGTGGGACTCGGACTTACTTCTTCTTGGGCAATGGCATTTCGAAATATTCTCACTAAAAAATACCTATCGGGACATGGATCCACTCAGGTGATGTTCCACCAAACCGCCGTTACCTGTTTGGTTTTAAGTCCTATCTTATTTTTTGAGGACCTATTTCACTCTCCAAAAGATTGGGGACTGGTCGTTCTTTTGGGACTATTTTTTACTGCGGTAGGACATACTTTTTATATTAAATCTGTATTCAAGATGAAGGTGAAAACTGCAGGTTTATTATCCACAGTGCAGCCTGTATATTCCGCAATTCTTGCCTGGGCGATCTTACATGAAGTTCCGAGAAAAGAAGAATTCATAGGAGGAGCACTCATCTTATTTGCCGCTGCTCTCGAATCGTTTAGATATAGAAAGAAAACGGAATAG
- a CDS encoding glycosyl hydrolase family 67 has translation MFALVDGSAPFFLESKEKHQNWSKAPLADLEKFSLPSKKKHKRVRESFSRYTKRISKLGFNAVSLDELCYLSERDFYPEDLKRKISSYRKKYKKLFKIAASQDLKIFITSDFFSINDSILEHTNGNLDKIIQLFKESLEDLFSSFEEISGIVLRIGESDGVDVTGDFRSKLLLKTPKSANSFLKEILPVFEKYNKKLIFRTWTLGAYEIGDLIWNPKTYRKVFQDIQSKSLIISLKYGEGDFFRYLPINPLFFEDDKPKLLELQARREYEGFGEYPSFVGWMYEKYRSELLGKANIAGISVWTQTGGWSSFKNITFLKRSSYWNELNTFVSVQLFTKPERNLEDILLKFYGKKNADLFLEFLKLSEELILNLLYDPGFARQSFYLHRVRIPTILHITWDKITVSDPFRFLYSVLNPNPKESLRLGEVAFSKLSRMKKISERLDLPYDSGFQKKTFRLILNARKLIYSENPALLAESKRLAKEYHKKYPKTFRFQFQGSKSKPSFFLGFILKLFLRNRSKYRIRDKILFHPVLRKVYYLVFLGIKNKLPDFINRQGMPVRELLQ, from the coding sequence ATGTTTGCTCTTGTAGATGGATCCGCCCCTTTCTTTTTGGAATCCAAAGAAAAACACCAAAATTGGTCCAAGGCCCCTTTGGCAGATTTGGAAAAGTTTTCTCTTCCTTCTAAAAAAAAACATAAAAGAGTAAGAGAATCTTTTTCTAGATATACGAAAAGAATTTCTAAATTAGGATTTAATGCAGTTAGTCTGGACGAACTTTGTTATCTCTCCGAGAGAGATTTTTATCCAGAAGATCTAAAACGTAAGATCTCATCTTATCGTAAAAAATATAAAAAACTATTTAAGATCGCTGCGTCTCAGGATCTGAAAATATTTATTACTAGCGATTTTTTCTCCATCAATGATTCAATCTTAGAACATACAAATGGAAACCTGGATAAGATCATCCAACTTTTTAAGGAATCTTTAGAAGATTTATTTTCTAGTTTTGAAGAAATTTCAGGAATCGTTCTACGTATCGGTGAATCGGACGGAGTGGATGTTACTGGAGATTTCAGAAGTAAACTTCTTCTTAAAACTCCTAAATCAGCGAACTCATTCTTAAAGGAAATCCTTCCTGTTTTCGAAAAATATAATAAAAAATTAATATTTAGGACCTGGACTTTAGGAGCCTACGAAATAGGAGATCTAATTTGGAATCCAAAAACATATCGTAAGGTATTCCAAGATATACAAAGTAAATCACTTATCATTTCCTTAAAATATGGGGAAGGTGATTTTTTTAGATATCTCCCGATCAATCCTCTATTCTTCGAGGATGATAAACCTAAACTTTTAGAATTACAAGCCAGAAGAGAATACGAAGGTTTTGGAGAATATCCAAGCTTCGTAGGATGGATGTATGAAAAATACAGATCCGAACTTTTAGGAAAAGCTAATATTGCTGGGATCAGTGTTTGGACACAAACTGGGGGCTGGTCCTCTTTCAAGAATATCACTTTTTTAAAACGTTCTTCTTATTGGAACGAATTGAATACATTCGTTTCCGTACAATTGTTCACAAAACCTGAAAGAAATTTGGAAGACATTCTCCTAAAATTTTACGGCAAAAAAAATGCGGACCTATTTTTAGAATTTTTGAAACTAAGCGAAGAATTAATTTTGAATCTTTTATACGACCCCGGATTTGCCAGACAAAGTTTTTATCTGCATCGTGTTCGGATTCCCACCATTCTTCATATCACCTGGGACAAAATCACGGTTTCGGATCCTTTTCGGTTCTTATATTCGGTTCTAAACCCGAACCCAAAAGAATCCTTACGATTAGGAGAAGTCGCTTTTTCTAAACTTTCCAGAATGAAAAAAATTTCTGAACGATTGGATTTACCTTACGATTCCGGGTTCCAGAAAAAAACATTTCGGCTTATTCTAAACGCAAGAAAACTAATCTATTCCGAGAATCCTGCCTTGTTAGCCGAATCCAAAAGGCTCGCAAAAGAATATCACAAAAAGTATCCTAAAACTTTTCGTTTCCAATTCCAAGGCTCCAAGTCCAAACCTTCTTTTTTTTTGGGATTTATCCTGAAATTGTTTTTAAGGAATAGAAGCAAATATCGAATCCGGGACAAAATCTTATTTCATCCGGTTTTGCGTAAGGTCTACTACCTGGTATTTTTAGGGATTAAAAACAAACTTCCCGATTTTATCAACCGACAGGGAATGCCTGTCCGAGAATTATTGCAGTGA
- the lsa20 gene encoding LIC11469 family lipoprotein adhesin Lsa20, protein MLKKVIFLLFILSIISCEKDKSSDSSFSLNLSGKKGGVPVRIEWIYKGFPGEMKIYELASQRPVQLWDTNTVADLNKAPISSLIEDSKLVLGPGETRKFALVYQNETKEKLYFFAAPHSVNPAEFGFGFKFKCLCVNHLFQVEPGSIWYRIVEIRTMPNWASDPFQITHTLVRVDPSQAKEWSNTGTHSHSDE, encoded by the coding sequence TTGTTAAAAAAGGTTATCTTTCTCCTTTTCATTTTGAGTATAATTTCTTGCGAAAAGGATAAAAGTTCTGATTCTTCTTTTTCTCTGAATTTATCCGGGAAAAAGGGGGGAGTTCCGGTCCGTATAGAATGGATTTATAAAGGTTTTCCTGGAGAGATGAAAATTTACGAACTGGCTTCTCAGAGGCCGGTTCAGCTTTGGGATACGAATACTGTAGCGGACCTAAATAAGGCTCCTATTTCTAGTTTGATAGAAGATTCAAAATTAGTCTTGGGCCCAGGCGAAACCCGCAAGTTTGCCTTGGTGTATCAGAACGAAACTAAGGAGAAGCTGTACTTCTTCGCGGCTCCTCACTCAGTCAATCCAGCTGAATTCGGTTTTGGCTTTAAATTTAAATGTTTATGCGTAAACCATTTATTCCAAGTGGAACCGGGTTCTATTTGGTATAGGATAGTAGAAATACGTACGATGCCAAACTGGGCAAGTGATCCATTCCAGATTACTCATACTCTCGTAAGAGTAGATCCATCTCAAGCAAAAGAATGGAGTAATACGGGCACACATTCTCATTCCGATGAATAG
- a CDS encoding discoidin domain-containing protein, with the protein MFGKYLTLLLGTLFFFQCGKKLPVSMITATSMESGLPFEILDGKEWRPEKDAKFVKLHFYPDETFLLSKIEVESCHDGDFSDAITAYINFDEYSQDLSTGSTASVSFDAPKSTRSVTFNFHRNINLCVQKVNFYDDKGSKMRWKGPKIVEASVTASETAKPNLSYDVMNLFDSRYEYAWASDKKGPGVTLDFDFKETQKIKSIKIWNGYQRSDSHCQTNGRLKTATLTGDNGFEEKIEIEDIMGPQTIQFSKTFEGKKLKLKVDSIYTGKDYKGLVISEIRFSDGEDWILPNPMEQVKKIAKNNFFQFSAANINYVLNWSYAGGEYTGSIPAANVSVEQQQAESTGEEGQLSETGLISSNWTLRLRSDGSLFFEGNTSEADGDGQINKSFFALGNYEVKEAKPDGLKLRIFGLVRKMSQREYNENYYGGDCNGCGRDCNNSEDSENGEKIFQEQILLRKSGNKLYVKNENPGKVFQFSTLELVQE; encoded by the coding sequence ATGTTCGGCAAATATTTGACTCTATTATTAGGGACATTGTTCTTTTTTCAATGTGGTAAAAAATTACCGGTTTCCATGATCACGGCCACTTCTATGGAAAGCGGGCTTCCGTTCGAGATCCTTGACGGAAAAGAATGGAGACCGGAAAAAGACGCTAAATTCGTTAAGCTTCATTTTTATCCGGACGAGACCTTCTTATTATCCAAGATAGAAGTAGAATCCTGTCATGACGGGGACTTCTCGGATGCGATCACTGCCTATATTAATTTTGATGAATATAGTCAGGACTTGTCCACAGGATCTACTGCTTCGGTTTCTTTCGATGCGCCTAAAAGTACTCGATCTGTTACTTTTAACTTTCATAGAAATATAAATCTTTGCGTTCAAAAGGTAAACTTTTACGACGACAAGGGTTCCAAGATGAGATGGAAGGGACCAAAAATTGTAGAGGCTTCGGTAACCGCATCCGAAACAGCTAAGCCGAATCTTTCTTATGATGTGATGAACTTATTCGATTCCAGATACGAATATGCTTGGGCATCCGACAAAAAAGGTCCAGGAGTAACTTTGGATTTCGACTTTAAGGAAACCCAAAAGATTAAGTCCATCAAGATCTGGAACGGCTACCAAAGATCCGACAGTCATTGCCAAACAAATGGAAGATTAAAAACTGCGACACTTACAGGTGATAATGGATTCGAGGAAAAGATAGAAATTGAAGATATCATGGGCCCTCAGACTATCCAATTCTCTAAAACTTTCGAAGGTAAAAAATTAAAACTTAAAGTAGATTCTATTTATACAGGAAAAGATTATAAAGGGCTAGTAATCAGCGAAATCCGTTTTTCAGATGGAGAGGACTGGATCTTACCGAATCCGATGGAGCAGGTTAAGAAGATCGCAAAGAATAACTTTTTCCAGTTCTCCGCGGCTAATATAAATTACGTATTGAACTGGAGTTATGCGGGAGGGGAATATACCGGAAGTATTCCTGCTGCAAATGTAAGTGTAGAACAACAGCAAGCTGAATCAACTGGAGAAGAAGGTCAGTTATCTGAAACCGGTTTGATTTCTTCTAACTGGACTTTAAGACTGAGATCCGACGGAAGTCTTTTCTTCGAAGGAAATACCTCCGAGGCGGATGGAGACGGACAAATTAATAAAAGTTTCTTTGCATTAGGAAATTATGAAGTGAAAGAAGCCAAGCCCGACGGTCTGAAACTTCGTATATTCGGCCTTGTACGTAAAATGAGCCAAAGAGAGTATAATGAAAATTATTATGGCGGGGACTGCAATGGATGCGGAAGGGACTGTAATAATAGTGAAGATTCCGAGAATGGAGAGAAAATTTTCCAAGAGCAGATCCTTCTTCGCAAATCCGGAAATAAACTTTATGTAAAGAATGAAAATCCTGGAAAAGTTTTCCAATTTTCCACTTTAGAATTAGTTCAGGAATAA
- a CDS encoding Rrf2 family transcriptional regulator produces MSIPSRYSIAIHILSLIDRDGEEASSSQIMADSIGTNPVVVRNILGKLKKAGLVASKQGVAGAKLAKSPDEIQLLQIYKAVETEAPLFSIHDKPNPKCPVGKKIQTTLTGIFQEAQSALEAKLGEFHLSDVLFQLDSEKKKRA; encoded by the coding sequence ATGTCGATTCCGAGCAGGTATTCTATAGCGATTCATATTCTTTCCTTGATTGATCGGGATGGAGAAGAAGCCAGTTCCTCACAAATTATGGCTGATAGTATTGGCACCAATCCCGTTGTAGTCCGAAACATCCTAGGAAAATTAAAAAAAGCGGGACTTGTGGCTTCTAAACAAGGAGTGGCAGGTGCAAAACTCGCCAAATCTCCCGACGAAATCCAACTTTTGCAAATCTATAAGGCAGTGGAAACGGAAGCCCCTCTATTCTCCATTCATGACAAACCGAACCCTAAATGTCCTGTTGGAAAAAAGATCCAGACCACCTTGACAGGAATTTTCCAAGAAGCTCAGTCTGCACTCGAAGCAAAATTAGGTGAGTTCCATCTATCAGATGTTCTATTCCAATTGGACTCGGAAAAGAAAAAGCGTGCTTGA
- a CDS encoding alpha/beta hydrolase, giving the protein MKKIFKRVSIGLGAVLIAYLGIYYATFPKYEFHPKADLTQSFDSFYKTKLEETKSLHGRSGSEEKLIRYSPGKTEYTILYIHGFGASRAEGEETVDKISASLKANTYYLRLPGHGTNNEDHRDTPFTEYIRVAEESLLMMDKLGNHTILMGTSMGGLISVYLAGKYPDKIKDLVLFSPFFDFAVPLAKLFFYPGGMTFGETVQGKIRKSPPKKPDDGIGEHYYEYWYKDQYLSAIQHVSNATKFVFSQNSLEKIKVPTLLVYYYKDKDHQDKTASVDAMLKGFDKIGGDSPNPLNTKVQIEEGSHVLTSKHVFSDKEKVQKEVLDFLYKTGVK; this is encoded by the coding sequence ATGAAAAAAATATTCAAACGGGTTTCGATTGGCCTTGGTGCAGTGCTTATCGCCTATTTGGGGATCTATTACGCTACATTCCCCAAATACGAATTCCATCCGAAGGCGGATCTAACACAAAGTTTCGATTCGTTTTATAAAACTAAATTAGAAGAAACAAAATCGCTTCATGGAAGATCCGGCTCGGAAGAAAAACTGATCCGTTATTCTCCAGGTAAAACCGAATATACAATTCTTTATATTCATGGTTTCGGCGCTTCCCGCGCAGAAGGAGAAGAGACTGTAGATAAAATTTCAGCTTCCCTCAAGGCAAATACATACTATCTAAGACTCCCTGGTCATGGAACCAATAATGAAGATCACAGAGACACTCCTTTTACGGAATATATTCGTGTAGCGGAAGAAAGTCTATTAATGATGGATAAATTAGGGAATCATACTATACTTATGGGAACAAGTATGGGTGGTTTGATCTCGGTTTATCTGGCAGGAAAATATCCGGATAAGATCAAGGACTTAGTATTATTCTCCCCATTTTTTGATTTTGCAGTTCCTTTAGCTAAACTATTCTTTTATCCGGGTGGAATGACCTTTGGAGAAACAGTCCAAGGAAAAATCAGAAAATCCCCTCCTAAAAAACCGGATGACGGAATAGGAGAACATTATTACGAATATTGGTATAAGGATCAGTATTTATCAGCGATCCAACACGTAAGCAATGCGACTAAATTTGTATTTAGCCAAAATAGTCTGGAAAAAATTAAAGTTCCTACTCTATTAGTATATTATTATAAGGATAAAGATCATCAGGACAAGACTGCAAGTGTTGATGCAATGTTGAAAGGTTTTGATAAGATTGGAGGCGATTCCCCTAATCCACTCAACACTAAAGTCCAAATAGAAGAAGGAAGCCATGTACTAACTTCTAAACATGTATTCTCCGATAAGGAGAAAGTCCAAAAAGAAGTTTTAGACTTCTTGTATAAAACCGGAGTAAAATAA
- a CDS encoding LysR family transcriptional regulator, with protein MEFRQIVYFLEISESGTFQKAASRLGLTQPALSKQIYLLEKELGVSVLERGGRAVRLTHEGERFYQYSVRMKELWEEIQDDFSKENELTGNYSISAGGTVSAWILPQILKEILKKRPGLSLSVREGDAGETKDAVLKGEVDLGILTGPISEPSLNVLEFLSDRIFPVAAKDHPIFLKNKIRIDELKKQSFVLFHPGSALRKAVEKKIKSFSKEFGSKIAMELRSVESVIKSLEAGLGIGFLSEYSISPKLKKIKFEDWNVERKFYLCYRKKSGPGLALLAEEILRSTKEWGSERSPSSL; from the coding sequence ATGGAATTCAGACAGATCGTTTATTTTCTGGAAATTTCGGAATCGGGCACATTTCAAAAGGCTGCCTCTCGTTTGGGATTAACTCAACCTGCATTATCCAAACAGATCTATCTTTTGGAAAAAGAATTGGGCGTTAGCGTTTTGGAAAGAGGGGGAAGGGCTGTCCGACTCACGCACGAAGGAGAAAGATTTTACCAATATTCCGTCCGAATGAAAGAATTATGGGAAGAAATCCAAGACGACTTTTCTAAGGAAAATGAGTTAACAGGAAATTATTCCATCTCCGCAGGCGGTACAGTTTCTGCTTGGATATTACCTCAGATCTTAAAGGAGATCCTGAAAAAAAGGCCCGGTCTTTCTCTTTCCGTAAGAGAAGGAGATGCTGGGGAAACAAAGGACGCCGTCTTAAAGGGAGAAGTAGATCTTGGAATTTTGACAGGGCCAATCTCGGAGCCTAGTCTGAATGTTTTGGAATTTTTATCGGATCGTATCTTTCCCGTGGCGGCAAAAGATCATCCTATTTTTCTTAAAAATAAAATTAGAATAGATGAACTGAAAAAACAATCTTTCGTATTATTTCATCCGGGTTCCGCACTTAGAAAAGCGGTGGAGAAGAAGATCAAATCTTTTTCCAAAGAATTCGGTTCTAAGATCGCTATGGAACTTAGAAGCGTGGAATCCGTCATCAAATCTTTGGAGGCAGGACTCGGAATCGGTTTTTTGTCGGAATATTCCATCAGCCCGAAACTTAAAAAAATCAAATTTGAAGATTGGAATGTAGAAAGGAAATTTTATCTTTGTTATCGTAAAAAATCCGGACCAGGACTTGCCTTACTCGCGGAGGAAATTTTAAGATCCACTAAAGAATGGGGATCGGAGAGGTCACCTTCTTCCCTTTAA
- the leuC gene encoding 3-isopropylmalate dehydratase large subunit: MGQTLYDKIWESHRISENSDSESILYVDRHILHEVTSAQAFEGLRNKNRNVRRTDLTFGVVDHNVSTRDRKNRDAAGPVSRLQIDTMEMNCKNFGIRLFGPEDPDQGIVHVLGPELGFTIPGSVIVCGDSHTATHGAFGALAFGIGTSEVEHVLATQTLKQAKTKSMLVRFIGKPGFGITAKDIVLELISKIGTSGGRGFTMEYKGEWINSLSMEGRMTLCNMSIEAGARASLIAPDSITYDYLKDRKLIPKGKSFNQAVEYWKTFFTDKDAVFDEITELDISKIEPQVTWGTNPSQSLSIGGIVPHPEEFQDTRAKETARNALEYMGLKPGTPISEIKIDKVFIGSCTNSRIEDLRSAAEVAKGKKVHPGVQALVVPGSGSVKRQAESEGLDIIFKEAGFEWREPGCSLCLAMNDDVLKPGERCASTSNRNFEGRQGRGGRTHLVSPSMAAAAAVTGKFSDVRKMV; this comes from the coding sequence ATGGGACAAACTTTATATGATAAAATTTGGGAAAGCCATAGGATCTCGGAGAATTCGGACTCCGAATCCATTTTATATGTGGACCGTCATATTCTACATGAAGTGACTTCCGCTCAGGCATTTGAAGGTTTAAGGAATAAAAATCGAAATGTAAGAAGGACAGATCTCACCTTCGGAGTGGTGGATCATAATGTTTCTACAAGAGATCGTAAGAACAGAGATGCTGCTGGCCCTGTCTCCAGATTGCAGATAGACACAATGGAAATGAACTGCAAAAACTTCGGGATACGTTTATTCGGACCGGAGGATCCCGACCAAGGCATCGTGCATGTTTTGGGACCCGAGTTGGGATTTACAATTCCTGGCTCAGTCATTGTATGCGGAGATTCTCATACCGCTACACATGGAGCATTCGGTGCCTTGGCATTCGGCATAGGAACAAGCGAAGTTGAACATGTACTTGCCACTCAAACATTAAAGCAGGCTAAAACCAAATCCATGTTGGTACGTTTTATAGGCAAGCCTGGTTTTGGGATCACGGCCAAAGACATAGTCTTGGAACTGATCTCTAAGATCGGAACCTCAGGTGGAAGAGGTTTCACCATGGAATATAAAGGCGAATGGATAAATTCGCTTTCCATGGAAGGAAGAATGACTCTTTGCAATATGAGTATAGAAGCTGGAGCGAGAGCGAGTCTTATTGCACCAGACAGTATCACATACGATTATCTGAAAGATAGAAAGTTGATCCCAAAAGGTAAAAGTTTTAACCAAGCTGTAGAATATTGGAAAACATTCTTCACTGACAAAGACGCAGTATTTGATGAGATCACTGAATTAGATATTTCTAAAATAGAACCTCAGGTTACATGGGGAACCAATCCTTCTCAATCTTTGTCAATCGGGGGTATTGTTCCCCATCCGGAAGAATTCCAAGATACCCGAGCCAAGGAAACTGCTCGGAATGCATTGGAGTATATGGGCTTAAAACCCGGAACTCCAATTTCGGAAATCAAAATTGATAAGGTATTCATAGGTTCTTGTACAAATTCAAGAATAGAAGACCTGAGATCCGCAGCAGAAGTAGCTAAAGGTAAAAAAGTACATCCAGGAGTACAAGCGTTAGTAGTTCCAGGATCTGGGTCCGTAAAACGTCAGGCGGAATCCGAAGGTCTGGATATAATTTTCAAAGAAGCGGGATTCGAATGGAGAGAACCTGGTTGTTCACTTTGTCTAGCAATGAACGACGATGTATTAAAACCGGGAGAAAGATGCGCTTCTACTTCTAATCGTAACTTTGAAGGAAGACAAGGTAGAGGCGGAAGAACACATTTGGTCAGTCCGTCGATGGCAGCCGCAGCGGCAGTAACCGGAAAATTTTCAGATGTGAGGAAAATGGTATGA
- the leuD gene encoding 3-isopropylmalate dehydratase small subunit: MNPKIWTIHNGVTISIPREDIDTDQILPKQFMKLIDKNGFGKHLFHDWRYSDLEGNIPNPEFILNQEKFKKASVLVAGKNFGCGSSREHAPWALSDFGFRAILAPSFADIFSINSAKNGIALIRLKEEEISYLNEWVSKNPGSSIRINLENFEVQAGEKTFYFHLDSASVNRIRNGWDDIDITLKNAKEIQDFEQKRKAEKPFLEVYW, translated from the coding sequence ATGAACCCAAAAATTTGGACAATACACAATGGAGTTACGATCTCTATTCCAAGAGAGGATATTGATACGGATCAAATACTTCCTAAACAATTTATGAAATTGATAGATAAGAACGGTTTCGGAAAACATCTATTCCATGATTGGAGGTATTCGGACCTAGAGGGGAATATTCCAAATCCTGAATTTATTCTGAACCAGGAAAAATTCAAAAAAGCGAGTGTGCTTGTGGCTGGAAAAAATTTCGGCTGCGGTTCCAGCAGGGAACATGCCCCCTGGGCACTTTCCGATTTTGGGTTCAGAGCGATCTTGGCACCTTCTTTTGCGGATATATTTTCCATCAATTCCGCGAAAAATGGAATCGCATTAATTCGCTTAAAAGAAGAAGAAATTTCTTATCTAAATGAATGGGTTTCTAAAAATCCTGGCTCCTCGATTCGGATTAATCTGGAAAATTTTGAAGTACAAGCAGGAGAGAAAACATTCTACTTCCATTTGGATTCTGCTTCCGTTAATCGGATCCGAAACGGATGGGACGATATCGATATTACCCTGAAAAATGCGAAAGAGATCCAGGATTTCGAACAAAAACGCAAAGCAGAAAAACCGTTTTTGGAAGTATATTGGTGA